The following coding sequences lie in one Gammaproteobacteria bacterium genomic window:
- a CDS encoding helix-turn-helix domain-containing protein: MKSASLSEMIPTPEAASVLGVSVAHLETQRVRPGQRPIPFYKIGRLVRYKRSELLEIIEAGRRLSTSDPGPADAV, translated from the coding sequence ATGAAATCCGCCTCACTAAGCGAAATGATCCCCACGCCCGAAGCCGCCAGCGTTCTGGGCGTATCGGTAGCGCACCTCGAAACGCAACGTGTTCGGCCCGGCCAGCGACCGATCCCTTTTTATAAGATTGGGAGGTTGGTCAGATACAAGCGCTCCGAACTTCTCGAAATCATCGAGGCGGGACGGCGCTTGTCCACGAGCGACCCCGGCCCAGCCGACGCCGTCTGA